The Citrifermentans bemidjiense Bem genome window below encodes:
- a CDS encoding ParA family protein, with the protein MAKIICVANQKGGVGKTTTAVNLSASLAVAERRVLLVDMDPQGNAGSGVGADKELLEESIYDALIDDAPAARIIQRTELPYLHLFPATSDLAGAELELVSVTDRERKLKRILSSVSDSYDYIFIDCPPSLNLLTINAMTAANSVLIPLQCEFYAMEGLSQILKTINLIQQGLNSSLIIEGILLTMFDARNNLSRQVGEEIRTHFAKETLQTVIPRNVRLSEAPSHGKPICLYDITSRGATSYMDLAKEIIGREVSHG; encoded by the coding sequence ATGGCTAAGATCATCTGTGTGGCGAATCAAAAGGGTGGCGTGGGAAAGACCACGACGGCGGTCAACCTTTCAGCCTCGCTGGCTGTCGCCGAACGCCGGGTGCTCCTGGTGGACATGGACCCGCAGGGGAACGCGGGGAGCGGCGTCGGCGCGGACAAGGAACTGCTTGAAGAGAGCATCTACGACGCGCTCATCGATGACGCGCCGGCGGCAAGGATCATCCAGCGCACCGAACTTCCCTACCTGCACCTGTTCCCGGCGACCTCCGACCTTGCGGGCGCCGAACTGGAGCTGGTCAGCGTCACCGACCGCGAGAGGAAGCTCAAGCGGATCTTGAGCTCCGTTTCCGACTCCTACGACTACATATTCATCGACTGCCCCCCCTCTTTGAACCTCCTCACCATCAACGCGATGACCGCAGCCAATTCCGTGCTGATACCGCTGCAGTGCGAGTTCTACGCGATGGAAGGGCTTTCGCAGATTTTGAAGACCATCAACCTGATCCAGCAGGGGCTGAACAGCTCCCTCATCATAGAAGGGATCCTGCTCACCATGTTCGACGCGCGAAACAACCTGTCGCGCCAGGTGGGCGAAGAGATCCGCACCCATTTCGCCAAGGAGACCCTGCAGACGGTGATCCCCAGGAACGTCCGCCTCTCCGAGGCCCCCTCGCACGGCAAGCCGATCTGCCTGTACGACATAACCTCCAGGGGGGCCACGAGCTACATGGACCTGGCCAAGGAAATCATCGGACGGGAGGTGTCGCATGGTTAA
- the uvrC gene encoding excinuclease ABC subunit UvrC — protein sequence MITQAMIENFPPSPGVYLMKSADDTVIYVGKARNLKKRVRSYAGDTRDSRIHIRFMVQLVHSVDYLVTDTEKEALILENTLIKQHRPKYNINLRDDKTYFSLRMDMKEQFPRLSIVRKIPSDGARYFGPYASATAAKEVLKQLYKMFPLRHYPLATCMARKRPCLYHQIKQCSAPCCGLISAAEYAALAHGAALFLEGKNTEVARLYRSKMNLAAEQMRYEDAARYRDLLRAIEVTVERQKMVAQSDDSDVFGLHREADRMQIALLHIRGGTLTGGRSFLFDWELETEEGLASFLNEYYDLDAPIPPQVLIPVPIAEPAALEELLSEKAGKKVTIAVPQRGPKLEMVKLAGKNAETAAQERLARESSSATLLTELAEKLNLPHPPRRIECYDISNIQGEMAVGSRVVFIDGRADKSLYRRYRIKGVLQSDDFAMMREVLSRRFKAESSEEKPDLIVVDGGLGQLGVLNAVLDELEVTGVEAAGLAKSRVARDMESEEIERSDERVFRPGRKNAIALRQSSAPLLLLVRIRDEAHRFAVTYHKDVRSKVLTGSELDGVAGIGEKRKKALLKHFGSLKRVKEATLEELKGAPGMTESAAKALVERLHGSPLPNPPPPGEGAMDRK from the coding sequence ATGATTACTCAGGCGATGATCGAGAACTTCCCCCCCTCCCCCGGCGTCTACCTCATGAAGAGCGCCGACGACACCGTCATCTACGTCGGCAAAGCGCGCAACCTCAAGAAAAGGGTCCGCTCCTACGCGGGAGACACCCGCGACTCCCGGATACACATCCGCTTCATGGTGCAACTGGTCCATTCGGTCGACTACCTGGTCACCGACACGGAGAAGGAAGCGCTCATCCTCGAAAACACGCTGATCAAGCAGCACCGCCCCAAGTACAACATCAACCTGCGCGACGACAAGACCTACTTCTCGCTGCGCATGGACATGAAGGAACAGTTCCCGCGCCTCTCCATCGTCCGGAAGATCCCCTCCGATGGCGCTCGCTACTTCGGCCCCTACGCCTCTGCCACCGCCGCCAAAGAGGTGCTGAAACAGCTCTACAAGATGTTCCCGCTGCGCCACTACCCCCTTGCCACCTGCATGGCCAGAAAGCGCCCCTGCCTGTACCACCAGATCAAGCAGTGCTCCGCACCTTGCTGCGGCCTCATCTCCGCCGCGGAGTATGCGGCGCTGGCCCATGGGGCCGCACTCTTCCTGGAGGGGAAGAACACCGAGGTGGCGCGGCTCTACCGGTCCAAGATGAACCTGGCCGCCGAGCAGATGCGCTACGAGGACGCGGCCCGCTACCGGGACCTGCTGCGCGCCATCGAGGTGACGGTCGAGCGGCAGAAGATGGTGGCACAAAGCGACGACAGCGACGTTTTCGGCTTGCACCGCGAGGCGGACCGGATGCAGATCGCCCTTTTGCACATCCGCGGCGGGACCCTGACCGGCGGGCGCAGCTTCCTCTTCGACTGGGAACTGGAGACCGAGGAGGGACTCGCCTCCTTCCTGAACGAGTACTACGACCTGGACGCGCCTATCCCCCCCCAGGTGCTGATACCGGTTCCCATAGCCGAGCCCGCCGCGCTGGAGGAGCTTCTTTCCGAAAAAGCAGGGAAGAAGGTGACCATCGCAGTGCCGCAGCGCGGCCCGAAACTCGAGATGGTGAAACTTGCCGGGAAGAACGCCGAGACCGCTGCCCAGGAACGCTTGGCGCGGGAGAGTTCCTCCGCGACGCTTCTGACCGAACTGGCCGAGAAACTGAACCTGCCGCACCCCCCGAGAAGGATCGAGTGCTACGACATCTCCAACATCCAAGGGGAGATGGCGGTCGGGAGCCGGGTGGTCTTCATCGACGGCAGGGCCGACAAGTCCCTGTACCGGCGCTACCGGATCAAAGGGGTGCTGCAGTCGGACGACTTCGCCATGATGCGCGAGGTGCTCTCGCGCAGGTTCAAGGCCGAAAGCAGCGAAGAGAAGCCGGACCTGATCGTGGTCGACGGGGGTCTCGGGCAGCTGGGCGTCTTGAACGCGGTGCTCGACGAGCTTGAGGTCACCGGGGTCGAGGCTGCGGGGCTCGCCAAAAGCCGCGTGGCCCGCGACATGGAGAGCGAAGAGATCGAGCGCAGCGACGAGCGCGTGTTCCGCCCCGGCCGGAAGAATGCGATTGCCCTCAGGCAGAGTTCCGCCCCGCTACTGCTCCTGGTGCGCATCAGAGACGAGGCGCACCGCTTCGCCGTCACCTACCACAAGGACGTGCGCAGCAAGGTCCTGACCGGTTCCGAGCTGGACGGAGTCGCGGGTATCGGCGAGAAGAGGAAGAAGGCGCTGTTGAAGCATTTCGGGAGTCTAAAACGGGTGAAAGAGGCGACGCTGGAAGAGCTGAAGGGCGCGCCGGGGATGACCGAAAGTGCGGCGAAGGCGTTGGTGGAACGTCTGCATGGCAGCCCCCTCCCCAACCCTCCCCCTCCTGGGGAGGGAGCCATGGACCGCAAATAA
- the atpH gene encoding ATP synthase F1 subunit delta — translation MSTNAIAKRYAKALVQLGSEAGSVDSFNAELTRFSALLTDSRDLSAVFANPAYGIESKREVMKELVAKLQLSPMISNLLMLLLERGRISVLPQISESYGAFADELSGVIRPTLSSGLPLEASQIEEIRSALAKSTGKKVELKVEVDPSLIGGVVTKIGGKVFDGSVRTQLARIQDILQKG, via the coding sequence TTGAGTACGAACGCTATAGCCAAACGTTACGCCAAGGCACTCGTGCAGCTTGGCTCGGAAGCCGGGAGCGTGGACAGCTTCAACGCTGAGCTGACCCGTTTCAGCGCTCTCCTCACGGACAGCCGCGATCTCTCGGCGGTTTTCGCTAACCCCGCCTACGGCATCGAGTCGAAGCGCGAGGTTATGAAGGAGCTGGTAGCCAAACTCCAGCTCTCCCCGATGATCTCCAACCTCCTGATGCTCCTTCTGGAGCGCGGCCGCATCTCGGTGCTGCCGCAGATCTCCGAGAGCTACGGCGCATTCGCCGACGAGCTTTCCGGAGTCATCCGGCCGACGCTTTCCTCGGGTCTTCCCCTGGAAGCGAGCCAGATCGAAGAGATCAGGAGCGCCCTTGCCAAGTCGACCGGCAAGAAGGTGGAGCTTAAAGTTGAAGTTGACCCCTCGCTGATCGGCGGGGTTGTTACCAAGATCGGCGGCAAGGTTTTCGACGGCAGCGTAAGAACACAGCTAGCAAGAATTCAGGATATATTACAGAAGGGGTGA
- a CDS encoding ParB/RepB/Spo0J family partition protein → MVKKMGLGKGMGALLPVVEDHGKKYFSCPIEEIRPNKEQPRKTFVNEKLEELAASIREKGIIQPLVVLKKAGHYELIAGERRWRAAQKAGLREVPVVIQDVSEETALEMALIENIQREDLNAVEEAEAYHALLERFSLSQEELAKRVGKERSTIANALRLLRLPAEIKRDVAEDRISMGHARALLTLEDPEEQKAARDEIVKNHLSVRETEALVKRKKAGPAKKPQKPVESPDQKDLMDRMQRFFGAKVALKSSGRGGKLEISYADQKELARIVELLNL, encoded by the coding sequence ATGGTTAAGAAGATGGGGCTCGGCAAGGGGATGGGGGCGCTGCTCCCGGTCGTGGAGGACCACGGCAAGAAGTACTTCTCCTGCCCGATCGAGGAGATCAGGCCCAACAAGGAACAGCCGAGAAAGACCTTCGTCAATGAGAAGCTGGAGGAACTCGCCGCTTCCATCCGCGAGAAGGGGATCATCCAGCCCCTGGTGGTGCTCAAGAAGGCCGGGCACTACGAGCTGATCGCCGGCGAGCGCCGCTGGCGCGCCGCGCAAAAGGCGGGGCTGCGCGAGGTTCCGGTGGTGATCCAGGACGTTTCCGAGGAAACGGCCCTGGAAATGGCGCTCATCGAGAACATCCAGCGCGAGGACCTGAACGCGGTCGAGGAGGCCGAGGCATACCATGCGCTTTTGGAGCGCTTCTCCCTCTCGCAGGAGGAGCTGGCCAAGAGGGTCGGCAAGGAGCGCTCGACCATTGCCAATGCCCTGAGGCTTTTGAGGCTTCCCGCCGAGATCAAGCGCGACGTGGCTGAAGACCGCATCTCCATGGGGCACGCCCGCGCGCTCCTCACCCTGGAAGACCCGGAGGAGCAGAAGGCGGCCCGCGACGAGATCGTGAAGAACCACCTCTCGGTGCGCGAGACCGAGGCGCTGGTCAAGCGCAAGAAGGCGGGCCCGGCGAAAAAGCCCCAGAAGCCTGTCGAGAGCCCGGACCAGAAGGACCTCATGGACCGGATGCAGCGCTTCTTCGGAGCCAAGGTCGCCCTGAAGAGTTCCGGGCGCGGCGGCAAGCTGGAGATAAGCTACGCGGACCAGAAGGAACTCGCCAGGATCGTGGAACTCCTGAACCTGTAG
- a CDS encoding RNA recognition motif domain-containing protein, with amino-acid sequence MAKAGKELYVGSLSYDATEYDIHKMFSVSGTVTSVHLITDAVTGEFKGCGYVRMSTEAEAKDAIDSLDGAWLLDKSIKVSYATPQKMKPGGGGAKALPKRWGKSAAEKAAAGKPAAPKAAAGKPAAPKAAAAKPAAARPAAKETAARPAGAKPAAARSAAAKPASSRPASSKPAGSRPASSRPSSAKPGSRSGKR; translated from the coding sequence ATGGCCAAAGCAGGAAAAGAATTGTACGTCGGAAGCCTGTCCTACGACGCTACGGAATACGATATTCACAAGATGTTCTCCGTCTCAGGGACGGTGACCTCCGTTCACCTGATCACGGATGCTGTCACCGGAGAGTTCAAAGGGTGCGGCTACGTCAGGATGTCGACCGAGGCCGAGGCCAAGGACGCCATCGATTCGCTGGACGGAGCCTGGCTACTCGACAAGTCGATCAAGGTCTCCTACGCGACCCCCCAGAAGATGAAGCCCGGCGGCGGCGGTGCCAAGGCGCTCCCGAAACGCTGGGGCAAGAGCGCAGCGGAAAAGGCTGCAGCAGGCAAGCCGGCGGCTCCCAAGGCTGCAGCAGGAAAGCCAGCAGCTCCCAAGGCTGCAGCGGCAAAACCCGCAGCGGCAAGGCCCGCGGCAAAGGAAACGGCGGCTAGACCGGCAGGCGCCAAGCCCGCGGCTGCAAGAAGCGCTGCCGCCAAACCGGCTTCCTCCCGTCCCGCGAGTTCAAAACCCGCAGGTTCGAGGCCAGCCTCTTCAAGACCCAGCTCCGCGAAACCCGGGAGCAGATCCGGCAAGCGGTAA
- a CDS encoding cytochrome c3 family protein produces the protein MKKLIPALAMLLVASTAYGYECKVCHSKNPAMVRMHKALQGRNCFDCHKMGEKLMGKGIPKDKAAQLKRRESEQICFECHRPSPQASAGKPAI, from the coding sequence ATGAAGAAACTGATTCCGGCATTGGCAATGCTGCTGGTTGCGTCCACAGCTTACGGCTACGAGTGCAAGGTCTGTCACAGCAAGAACCCAGCAATGGTCCGCATGCACAAGGCGCTGCAGGGAAGAAACTGTTTCGATTGTCACAAGATGGGCGAGAAGCTGATGGGGAAAGGTATTCCAAAAGATAAGGCCGCCCAGTTGAAGCGCCGCGAGAGCGAGCAGATCTGCTTCGAGTGCCACCGGCCTTCGCCACAGGCTTCGGCCGGCAAGCCGGCTATATAG
- a CDS encoding roadblock/LC7 domain-containing protein: protein MANPQLIMYDEEFKQINAVIEKLLREANAKVIFLVDKNGQLITGCGETERFDTTSLASLTAGNIAATGGLAKLIGEKEFSILFHEGEKDNLHISIVAGRVILVVLFDARSSLGLVRLRVKKSSEELSAIFGRLMQKSEEKEKSGDSEFPFAEITDDDIDNLFS from the coding sequence ATGGCGAATCCTCAGTTGATTATGTACGACGAGGAATTCAAGCAGATAAACGCTGTGATCGAAAAGCTTCTCCGGGAAGCAAACGCCAAGGTGATTTTCCTGGTGGACAAAAACGGCCAGCTCATCACCGGCTGCGGAGAAACAGAGCGCTTCGACACCACCTCGCTTGCTTCGCTCACCGCCGGGAACATCGCGGCCACGGGAGGCCTGGCCAAGCTGATCGGCGAAAAGGAATTCTCCATCCTGTTCCATGAGGGGGAGAAGGACAACCTCCACATCTCCATCGTTGCCGGCAGGGTCATTCTCGTGGTGCTGTTCGACGCCCGCTCCTCGTTGGGGCTGGTGCGGCTCAGGGTGAAGAAGTCTTCCGAGGAACTCTCGGCGATATTCGGCAGGCTGATGCAGAAGAGCGAGGAGAAGGAGAAGAGCGGCGACAGCGAATTCCCCTTCGCCGAGATCACCGACGACGATATCGACAACCTGTTCAGCTAA
- a CDS encoding GTP-binding protein — MSFINYASREINCKIVYYGPGLCGKTTNLQFVYQKTAPDAKGKMISLATETERTLFFDFLPLALGEIRGFKTRFHLYTVPGQVFYDASRKLILKGVDGVVFVADSQEERMDANVESVENLRINLIEQGYDLDKIPYVVQYNKRDLPNILSVEELRRELNPTNVPEFEACATTGEGVFETLKAVAKLILFDLKKGK; from the coding sequence ATGTCATTCATCAACTACGCTTCCCGTGAAATCAACTGCAAAATCGTCTATTACGGCCCTGGGCTGTGCGGGAAGACGACCAACCTGCAGTTCGTTTACCAGAAGACCGCCCCGGACGCGAAGGGGAAGATGATCAGCCTCGCCACCGAGACCGAACGTACCCTTTTCTTCGATTTCCTCCCCCTGGCGCTGGGCGAGATCCGCGGCTTCAAGACCCGCTTCCATCTGTACACGGTCCCCGGCCAGGTCTTCTATGACGCCTCCAGGAAACTGATCCTCAAGGGGGTAGACGGCGTCGTGTTCGTGGCCGACTCCCAGGAAGAGCGGATGGACGCCAACGTCGAGAGCGTGGAAAACCTGCGCATCAACCTGATCGAGCAGGGGTACGATCTGGACAAGATCCCCTACGTGGTCCAGTACAACAAGCGCGACCTCCCGAACATTCTGAGCGTCGAGGAACTGCGCCGCGAGCTGAACCCCACCAACGTTCCGGAATTCGAGGCCTGCGCCACCACCGGCGAGGGGGTCTTCGAAACCCTGAAGGCCGTAGCCAAGCTGATCCTTTTCGATCTGAAGAAAGGGAAGTAG
- a CDS encoding F0F1 ATP synthase subunit B family protein — MHKKSFVTTLSVCVMILGLAALGFAQEAAEGGAHHANSGAQMKDFMWRTIDFALLVAIAVWALKKADVKGSLAARRSGIEKTLQEAVAAKEAAEKKFAEYSQRLDQANKEIEVISANMKREGELEKERIIAEANDAAARIKAQAEASAAQEVLKAKAELRAEAAKLAVELAEQKIVKNIAKGDQDKLVGEYISKVVTLH; from the coding sequence ATGCATAAGAAAAGTTTCGTTACCACCCTCTCCGTCTGCGTCATGATCCTCGGCCTCGCGGCCCTGGGCTTCGCTCAGGAAGCTGCCGAAGGCGGGGCGCACCATGCCAACTCCGGCGCGCAGATGAAAGACTTCATGTGGCGCACGATCGACTTCGCCCTCCTGGTCGCCATCGCGGTCTGGGCTCTGAAGAAGGCCGACGTGAAGGGCTCGCTCGCCGCTCGCCGTTCCGGCATCGAGAAGACCCTGCAGGAAGCGGTCGCCGCCAAAGAGGCAGCCGAGAAGAAGTTCGCCGAGTACTCCCAGCGCCTGGACCAGGCCAACAAGGAGATCGAGGTGATCTCGGCCAACATGAAGCGCGAAGGGGAGCTCGAGAAAGAGCGCATCATCGCCGAGGCGAACGACGCGGCCGCCAGGATCAAGGCCCAGGCCGAGGCCTCCGCCGCACAGGAAGTTCTGAAGGCCAAAGCAGAGCTTCGCGCCGAGGCTGCCAAGCTCGCGGTCGAACTGGCCGAGCAGAAGATCGTTAAGAACATTGCAAAAGGCGACCAGGACAAGCTGGTGGGCGAATATATCTCCAAGGTGGTGACTCTACATTGA
- a CDS encoding c-type heme family protein, translating into MTRPADLPIRVKFFGLMSLLLIALLLASGLFIYNRQKEFIIRFAVDNARSFATTVIETREYMSSVVRGEPEQNYNLVPQVVATQVAKRVTQNSKFYVRQVSLRYRNPGNKPDTYETKQLQYFINNPKAEIYDIVQSGEISLFRYLQPMRATASCLECHGSYETAPDFVKKRFPPGHYSYNYKVGEVIGAVSVSIPVKDLYAQLGANLKLDLLFRGMVYVIVILVMGFIMSRQILNPIKLLSERMISVTRTGNFKDKLPQKTRDEIGMLIGSFNEMMDELSSRTVQSKEADERYRRFIEVAASAVITFLKDGKIVIANQKAESLFGRSRQELLGESIFGFLEEGAALKDRLSTQAEFRDEASRQIVNGVGGKRTEVEMVLSVSRTDREPMFTAILRERRG; encoded by the coding sequence ATGACCCGCCCCGCAGATCTTCCCATCCGCGTCAAATTCTTCGGACTGATGTCGCTACTTTTAATCGCCCTCTTGCTGGCAAGCGGCCTCTTCATCTACAACCGGCAGAAAGAATTCATCATCAGGTTCGCCGTCGACAACGCCCGCAGCTTCGCCACCACCGTAATAGAGACCCGCGAGTACATGTCCTCCGTGGTCAGGGGGGAGCCTGAACAAAACTACAACCTGGTGCCCCAGGTGGTGGCCACACAGGTCGCGAAAAGGGTCACCCAAAACAGCAAGTTCTACGTGCGCCAGGTCTCGCTGCGCTACCGCAACCCCGGCAACAAACCGGACACCTACGAGACAAAGCAACTGCAGTACTTCATCAACAACCCCAAGGCCGAGATCTACGACATCGTGCAAAGCGGCGAGATCAGCCTCTTCCGTTACCTGCAGCCGATGCGCGCCACCGCCTCCTGCCTCGAATGCCACGGCAGCTACGAAACCGCACCCGATTTCGTGAAGAAGCGCTTCCCCCCCGGCCACTATTCCTACAACTACAAGGTGGGCGAGGTGATCGGGGCGGTCTCGGTCAGCATCCCGGTCAAGGACCTCTACGCCCAACTGGGTGCAAACCTCAAACTCGACCTCCTCTTCCGTGGCATGGTCTACGTGATCGTCATCCTGGTGATGGGATTCATCATGAGCCGCCAGATCCTAAACCCCATCAAGCTCCTCTCCGAACGCATGATCTCGGTGACCCGCACCGGCAACTTCAAAGATAAGCTGCCGCAGAAAACCAGGGACGAAATCGGCATGCTGATCGGTTCCTTCAACGAGATGATGGACGAGCTCTCCAGCCGCACCGTCCAGTCGAAGGAGGCGGACGAGCGCTACCGCCGCTTCATCGAGGTGGCCGCCTCGGCGGTGATCACCTTCCTCAAGGATGGCAAGATCGTCATCGCCAACCAGAAAGCCGAGTCCCTCTTCGGGCGCTCGCGGCAGGAACTGCTGGGGGAATCGATCTTCGGCTTTCTGGAGGAGGGGGCCGCGCTCAAGGACAGGCTTTCCACGCAGGCGGAGTTCCGGGACGAAGCCTCCCGCCAGATAGTCAACGGCGTCGGCGGGAAACGGACGGAGGTGGAAATGGTGCTCTCCGTTTCCAGGACGGACCGGGAGCCGATGTTCACCGCCATTCTCAGGGAGCGCAGGGGATAA
- the atpA gene encoding F0F1 ATP synthase subunit alpha, whose protein sequence is MEIKAEEISEIIRKQIKEYGTEVAVAETGTIISIGDGIARIHGLDKAMAGELLEFPGGITGMVLNLEEDNVGAAILGEFSEIKEGDSVKLTGKIVEVPVGPALIGRVVDAIGNPIDGLGPINTDTFGKVEVKAPGIVKRKSVHQPMQTGLKAIDSMVPIGRGQRELIIGDRQTGKTAVAIDTIINQKGGDVVCIYVAIGQKRSTVAQVVSKLKEHGAMDYTIVVAATASEPAPLQFIAPYTGVTMGEFFRDSGKHALIIYDDLSKQAVAYRQLSLLLRRPPGREAYPGDVFYLHSRLLERACKVSDDCGAGSLTALPVIETQAGDVSAYIPTNVISITDGQIYLESDLFYSGVRPAINVGLSVSRVGGSAQVKAMKQVAGTLRLALAQYREMAAFAQFGSDLDKATQMQLARGARLVEILKQPQYRPIPNEKQVLIIFAANNGFVDDYPIGSLGRYETELYAFFDSRKATLLGELRDKKAIDDAMKGEIIASLEEFKKEFTA, encoded by the coding sequence ATGGAAATCAAAGCGGAAGAAATCAGCGAGATTATCAGGAAGCAGATCAAGGAATACGGCACTGAAGTAGCTGTTGCCGAAACGGGGACCATTATCTCCATCGGTGACGGTATCGCACGTATCCACGGTCTTGACAAGGCGATGGCAGGCGAGCTCCTCGAGTTCCCCGGCGGCATCACCGGCATGGTTCTGAACCTCGAGGAAGACAACGTCGGCGCGGCGATCCTCGGCGAGTTCTCCGAGATCAAGGAAGGCGACTCGGTCAAACTGACCGGCAAGATCGTCGAGGTTCCGGTAGGCCCGGCCCTGATCGGCCGCGTGGTCGACGCGATCGGTAACCCGATCGATGGCCTCGGCCCGATCAACACCGACACCTTCGGCAAGGTGGAAGTGAAGGCCCCCGGTATCGTCAAGCGTAAGTCGGTGCATCAGCCGATGCAGACCGGCCTCAAGGCGATCGACTCCATGGTTCCGATCGGGCGCGGACAGCGCGAGCTGATCATCGGCGACCGTCAGACCGGCAAGACCGCCGTAGCGATCGACACCATCATCAACCAGAAGGGCGGCGACGTGGTCTGCATCTACGTCGCAATCGGCCAGAAGCGCTCCACGGTCGCCCAGGTTGTTTCCAAGCTGAAAGAGCACGGCGCCATGGATTACACCATCGTCGTCGCCGCAACCGCCTCCGAGCCGGCGCCGCTGCAGTTCATCGCACCGTACACCGGCGTCACCATGGGCGAGTTCTTCCGCGATTCCGGCAAGCACGCACTCATCATCTACGATGACCTCTCCAAGCAGGCCGTCGCTTATCGCCAGCTTTCGCTGCTCCTTCGCCGTCCGCCGGGGCGCGAGGCTTACCCGGGCGACGTTTTCTACCTGCACAGCCGTCTCCTCGAGCGTGCCTGCAAGGTTTCCGACGACTGCGGCGCAGGCTCCCTGACCGCACTGCCGGTCATCGAGACCCAGGCGGGCGACGTTTCCGCGTACATCCCGACCAACGTGATCTCGATCACCGACGGCCAGATCTACCTGGAGAGCGACCTGTTCTACTCCGGCGTACGTCCCGCCATCAACGTCGGCCTCTCCGTTTCCCGCGTCGGCGGCTCGGCGCAGGTTAAGGCGATGAAGCAGGTTGCAGGTACCCTGCGTTTGGCCCTCGCCCAGTACCGCGAGATGGCGGCTTTCGCCCAGTTCGGTTCCGACCTGGACAAGGCTACCCAGATGCAGCTCGCCCGCGGCGCACGCCTGGTCGAGATCCTGAAGCAGCCGCAGTACCGTCCGATCCCGAACGAGAAGCAGGTCCTGATCATCTTCGCGGCCAACAACGGCTTCGTCGACGACTACCCGATCGGCTCCCTCGGCCGCTACGAGACCGAACTCTACGCATTCTTCGACTCCAGGAAGGCGACTCTGCTGGGCGAACTGCGCGACAAGAAAGCGATCGACGACGCCATGAAGGGCGAGATCATCGCTTCCCTCGAAGAGTTCAAGAAGGAATTTACTGCCTAA
- a CDS encoding F0F1 ATP synthase subunit B family protein, with protein MINLDIAFVFQLVNFLVLVLLLNAFLYKPIRKQLAERAAQINGAKQKSAEVDREVQEKMASYEARMREIRAGAADERGTLKKEAQQQEAAILDKARSEAGASLASIKAKVAQETEDARRLLTASAETLSADICEKVLGRSL; from the coding sequence GTGATCAATTTAGACATCGCATTTGTATTCCAGCTGGTGAACTTTCTGGTTCTCGTGCTGCTCCTGAACGCTTTCCTCTACAAGCCGATCAGGAAACAGCTTGCCGAGCGCGCAGCCCAGATCAACGGCGCAAAGCAAAAGAGCGCCGAGGTCGACCGGGAAGTGCAGGAGAAAATGGCCAGCTACGAGGCACGCATGCGCGAGATCCGCGCCGGTGCCGCCGACGAGCGTGGCACACTGAAGAAGGAGGCCCAGCAGCAGGAGGCCGCCATCCTGGACAAGGCGCGTTCCGAAGCCGGCGCGAGCCTCGCCTCCATCAAGGCGAAGGTTGCCCAGGAGACCGAGGACGCACGCCGTCTTCTCACCGCCAGCGCCGAGACCCTGTCCGCCGATATCTGCGAAAAAGTTCTGGGGAGGAGTCTCTAG